In one window of Micromonospora cathayae DNA:
- a CDS encoding AAA family ATPase, giving the protein MAQPTTPDPTATDAAPASPSTPAEDATLLERALFEIKRVIVGQDRMVERMFVALLARGHCLLEGVPGVAKTLAVETLARVVGGSFARVQFTPDLVPADIMGTRIYRQSSEKFDVELGPVFVNFLLADEINRAPAKVQSALLEVMSERQVSIGGQTHRVPDPFLVMATQNPIEQEGVYPLPEAQRDRFLMKIVVGYPTDAEEREIVYRMGVAPPEPTPVFSSTDLLALQRKADQVFVHNALVDYAVRLVLATRTPAEHGMPDVAQLIQYGASPRASLGLVRATRALALLRGRDYALPQDVQDIAPDILRHRLVLSYDALADDVPADHIVHRVMSTIPLPSVAPRQQAGPQPHPGAQPGNGWPGQRP; this is encoded by the coding sequence GTGGCCCAGCCGACCACACCCGACCCGACCGCGACCGACGCCGCACCCGCGTCGCCCAGCACACCAGCGGAGGACGCCACCCTGCTGGAGCGGGCGCTGTTCGAGATCAAGCGGGTCATCGTCGGTCAGGACCGGATGGTCGAGCGGATGTTCGTCGCCCTGCTCGCCCGGGGGCACTGCCTGCTGGAGGGGGTCCCGGGGGTGGCGAAGACGCTCGCCGTGGAGACCCTCGCCCGGGTCGTCGGCGGGTCCTTCGCCCGGGTGCAGTTCACCCCGGACCTGGTTCCGGCCGACATCATGGGTACCCGGATCTACCGGCAGTCCAGCGAGAAGTTCGACGTGGAGCTGGGTCCGGTGTTCGTGAACTTCCTGCTCGCCGACGAGATCAACCGGGCCCCGGCCAAGGTCCAGTCGGCGCTGCTGGAGGTGATGAGTGAGCGCCAGGTGTCGATCGGCGGCCAGACCCACCGGGTGCCGGACCCGTTCCTGGTGATGGCCACCCAGAACCCGATCGAGCAGGAGGGCGTCTACCCGCTGCCGGAGGCGCAGCGGGACCGGTTCCTGATGAAGATCGTCGTCGGTTACCCGACCGACGCCGAGGAGCGCGAGATCGTGTACCGGATGGGGGTGGCCCCGCCCGAGCCGACGCCGGTGTTCAGCTCCACCGACCTGCTGGCCCTCCAGCGCAAGGCCGACCAGGTCTTCGTGCACAACGCGCTGGTCGACTACGCGGTCCGGCTGGTGCTCGCCACCCGTACCCCGGCCGAGCACGGCATGCCCGACGTGGCCCAGCTCATCCAGTACGGGGCGAGCCCACGGGCGTCGCTCGGCCTGGTCCGGGCCACCCGCGCGCTGGCCCTGCTGCGCGGCCGGGACTACGCGCTGCCGCAGGACGTGCAGGACATCGCCCCGGACATCCTGCGGCACCGGCTGGTGCTGAGCTACGACGCGCTCGCCGACGACGTGCCGGCCGACCACATCGTGCACCGGGTGATGTCGACCATCCCGCTGCCGTCGGTGGCACCCCGGCAGCAGGCCGGCCCGCAGCCGCATCCCGGCGCGCAGCCCGGGAACGGCTGGCCCGGGCAGCGGCCGTGA
- a CDS encoding DUF58 domain-containing protein gives MARAAAVTPPVRRPTGATPGTRSEAVLSRLQLLVTRKLDGLLQGDYAGLLPGPGSEAGESREYRPGDDVRRMDWPVTARTTTPHVRRTVADRELETWLAVDLSASLDFGTGQWLKRDLVVAAVAALAHLTVRGGNRIGAVVGTGGPAGPGTTPARPGSAGSARSGGGGGPSLVRLPARTGRKEAQTLVRAVAATEVRPGRSDLGALVDLLNRPPRRRGVAVVISDFLAPPQQWGRPIRKLRVRHDVLAIEVVDPRELELPDVGVLPVVDPETGEVHEVQTADPGLRRRYAEAAAAQRAAIARELRAAGTAHLRLRTDTDWLLEMVRFVAAQRHARTRGTTR, from the coding sequence CTGGCCCGGGCAGCGGCCGTGACCCCACCTGTCCGCCGGCCCACCGGCGCCACCCCCGGCACCCGCAGCGAGGCCGTCCTCTCCCGGCTCCAGCTCCTGGTCACCCGCAAGCTCGACGGCCTGCTCCAGGGCGACTACGCCGGGCTGCTGCCCGGGCCGGGCAGCGAGGCGGGGGAGTCCCGCGAGTACCGCCCCGGTGACGACGTCCGGCGGATGGACTGGCCGGTCACCGCGCGGACCACGACGCCGCACGTGCGGCGTACGGTGGCCGACCGGGAGCTGGAGACGTGGCTCGCGGTGGACCTGTCGGCGAGCCTCGACTTCGGTACCGGGCAGTGGCTCAAGCGGGACCTGGTGGTCGCGGCGGTGGCCGCGCTGGCCCACCTGACGGTGCGCGGCGGGAACCGGATCGGCGCGGTGGTCGGCACCGGCGGCCCGGCCGGCCCCGGCACCACGCCGGCCCGGCCCGGGTCGGCCGGGTCGGCGCGGTCCGGGGGTGGTGGCGGGCCGTCGCTGGTGCGGCTGCCGGCCCGGACCGGCCGCAAGGAGGCGCAGACCCTGGTCCGTGCGGTCGCCGCCACCGAGGTCCGGCCCGGCCGCAGTGACCTCGGCGCGCTGGTCGACCTGCTCAACCGGCCGCCCCGGCGGCGCGGCGTGGCGGTGGTGATCTCCGATTTCCTCGCGCCGCCGCAGCAGTGGGGGCGGCCGATCCGCAAACTGCGGGTCCGGCACGACGTGCTGGCGATCGAGGTGGTCGACCCGCGGGAGCTGGAACTGCCCGACGTGGGCGTGCTGCCGGTGGTGGACCCGGAGACCGGTGAGGTGCACGAGGTGCAGACCGCCGACCCGGGGCTGCGTCGCCGGTACGCCGAGGCGGCCGCCGCGCAGCGGGCGGCGATCGCCCGGGAGTTGCGCGCGGCCGGCACCGCCCACCTGCGTCTACGTACCGACACCGACTGGCTGCTGGAGATGGTGCGCTTCGTGGCCGCGCAGCGGCACGCCCGCACCCGGGGGACGACTCGATGA
- a CDS encoding MBL fold metallo-hydrolase — translation MTGRSGTSAGFVEIADRVHVLREPLLDVNVTLVVGDGAALLVDTLSTAAQATALAAAVRAVTPHPLTLVNTHQHFDHCFGNATLAADPPRPVYAHELTAQWLRERPDALRHLAYEEMRTEHPALAAELAQTALLAPTEVVHTTTTVDVGGREVVLHHPGRGHTAGDLVVHVPDADVLVAGDLVEQSGPPAFEESYPLQWPEAVAGLLRLTTATTTVVPGHGDLVDVAFVRAQHGQLADLAWLIRAGHTGGAPPERVAAEAPFGARAALVAARRGYAELDGTA, via the coding sequence GTGACCGGCCGGTCCGGCACGTCGGCCGGCTTCGTGGAGATCGCCGACCGGGTGCACGTGCTGCGGGAGCCGCTGCTCGACGTCAACGTCACCCTGGTCGTCGGCGACGGCGCGGCGCTGCTGGTGGACACCCTCTCCACGGCGGCGCAGGCGACCGCGCTGGCCGCCGCGGTCCGCGCGGTCACCCCGCACCCGTTGACCCTGGTGAACACCCATCAGCACTTCGACCACTGCTTCGGCAACGCCACCCTCGCCGCCGATCCGCCCCGCCCGGTGTACGCGCACGAGTTGACCGCGCAGTGGCTGCGTGAACGCCCGGACGCGCTGCGCCACCTGGCGTACGAGGAGATGCGGACCGAGCATCCGGCGCTCGCCGCCGAGCTGGCGCAGACCGCGCTGCTCGCCCCGACCGAGGTGGTGCACACCACGACGACGGTGGACGTGGGCGGCCGGGAAGTGGTGCTGCACCATCCCGGACGCGGGCACACCGCCGGTGACCTGGTGGTGCACGTACCGGACGCGGACGTGCTGGTGGCCGGTGACCTGGTCGAGCAGAGCGGTCCCCCGGCGTTCGAGGAGTCGTACCCGTTGCAGTGGCCGGAGGCGGTGGCCGGGCTGCTGCGGCTCACCACCGCGACCACCACGGTGGTGCCCGGACACGGTGACCTGGTCGACGTGGCGTTCGTCCGGGCCCAGCACGGGCAGCTCGCCGACCTGGCCTGGCTGATCCGGGCCGGACACACCGGTGGCGCGCCGCCGGAGCGGGTGGCCGCGGAGGCGCCGTTCGGGGCGCGGGCCGCGCTGGTCGCCGCCCGGCGCGGGTACGCCGAACTCGACGGCACGGCCTGA
- the fabI gene encoding enoyl-ACP reductase FabI, producing the protein MSGLLAGKRLLVTGVITDASIAFSVAKLAQENGAQVVLTGYGRLSLVERIARRLPEPAPLIELDVTNAEHLAGLADKVREHVDGLDGVVHSIGFAPQSCLGGGFLDAPWEDVATALHVSTYSYKSLAMAALPLMSPGGAVVGLTFDATKAWPVYDWMGVAKAGLESASRYLAMHLGPKGIRSNLVAAGPLRTIAAKSIPGFEQFEESWMQRAPLGWNLTDQEPAARACLALLSDWFPATTGEIVHVDGGYHALGA; encoded by the coding sequence ATGTCCGGACTGCTCGCCGGTAAGCGGCTGCTGGTCACCGGCGTCATCACCGACGCCTCGATCGCCTTCTCGGTGGCGAAGCTCGCCCAGGAGAACGGCGCGCAGGTCGTGCTCACCGGGTACGGTCGCCTCTCCCTGGTCGAGCGGATCGCCCGGCGGCTGCCCGAGCCGGCCCCGCTGATCGAGCTGGACGTGACCAACGCCGAGCACCTCGCCGGCCTGGCGGACAAGGTACGGGAGCACGTCGACGGCCTGGACGGGGTGGTGCACTCGATCGGCTTCGCCCCGCAGAGCTGCCTCGGCGGTGGCTTCCTCGACGCGCCGTGGGAGGACGTGGCGACCGCCCTGCACGTCTCCACGTACTCGTACAAGTCGCTGGCCATGGCGGCGCTGCCGCTGATGTCGCCGGGTGGCGCGGTGGTCGGCCTCACCTTCGACGCGACCAAGGCGTGGCCGGTCTACGACTGGATGGGCGTGGCCAAGGCCGGGCTGGAGTCCGCCTCCCGCTACCTGGCCATGCACCTCGGCCCGAAGGGCATCCGCAGCAACCTGGTCGCCGCCGGCCCGCTGCGCACCATCGCCGCGAAGTCCATCCCCGGGTTCGAGCAGTTCGAGGAGAGCTGGATGCAGCGCGCCCCGCTGGGCTGGAACCTCACCGACCAGGAGCCCGCCGCCCGCGCCTGCCTGGCCCTGCTGTCGGACTGGTTCCCGGCCACCACCGGCGAGATCGTGCACGTCGACGGTGGCTACCACGCCCTCGGCGCCTGA
- a CDS encoding PH domain-containing protein, whose amino-acid sequence MTAATTGDHGPADPLEPWPDSVRWQRVSSDLIWVELTRLAIGVSVLLVGLALGWAVSGHWLFGAALGLVAVLTAWRAVAIVRAVHAWGYAERDDDLLVRHGLLVRRLSIVPYARMQFVDVTAGPLERAFGLATVQLHTAAAASDARVPGLPPAEASRLRDRLTALGEVRAEGL is encoded by the coding sequence GTGACCGCGGCGACCACCGGCGACCATGGTCCGGCCGATCCGCTCGAGCCGTGGCCGGATTCGGTGCGCTGGCAGCGGGTCTCGTCCGACCTGATCTGGGTGGAGCTGACCCGACTGGCGATCGGGGTGTCCGTGCTGCTCGTCGGGCTCGCGTTGGGCTGGGCGGTCAGCGGCCACTGGCTGTTCGGCGCGGCGCTGGGGCTGGTGGCGGTGCTCACCGCCTGGCGGGCGGTGGCGATCGTCCGCGCCGTGCACGCCTGGGGGTACGCCGAGCGCGACGACGACCTGCTGGTGCGGCACGGGTTGCTGGTGCGTCGGCTGTCCATCGTGCCGTACGCGCGGATGCAGTTCGTCGACGTCACCGCCGGCCCGTTGGAGCGGGCCTTCGGCCTGGCGACCGTGCAGTTGCACACCGCCGCCGCGGCGAGCGACGCCCGGGTGCCGGGGTTGCCGCCGGCCGAGGCGTCCCGGTTGCGGGACCGGCTCACCGCCCTGGGCGAGGTCCGGGCGGAGGGCCTGTGA
- a CDS encoding PH domain-containing protein codes for MAYPGPTPPYPGPGGWPVGPEQVEPRQRLHPLSPALHGAKSLVVVIAGLSWSTLSRVGFGTFAGMVVLLALGATVLSVVSWYNTGYHVVGRELRVYEGLLWRRTRAIPLERLQAVEVVRPLLAQLTGLAELRLEVVGGGKTEAPLAFLSVADATALRARLLDLAGRAPGQPPAPTVATTGPAAPNSPPLHTVTNRDLLVSQLLTPQAFMLPIGLAFVVAQFLSEDSWSFIAVASTLTAMAGILLQPVRRVLDDWNFRLHRDNGTLRVHNGLLETRVQTVPLSRVQAVGVTWPLLWRAKGWLRLRLEVAGYSAAEPDDRNRPDRLLPVGDRATGEMITGEVLPGVTIGELPLTAPPARARWLRPLSRRVLGAGLAERVFAVRSGLLTRQLAIVPYARIQSVRVVQGPVQRRLRLATVHADTAGGAGAAALHRDVTEAWALAAELTTRAQAARVSG; via the coding sequence ATGGCGTACCCCGGGCCGACGCCGCCCTATCCCGGGCCGGGTGGGTGGCCGGTCGGGCCGGAGCAGGTGGAGCCGCGCCAACGGCTGCACCCGCTGAGTCCGGCGTTGCACGGGGCGAAGTCCCTGGTGGTGGTGATCGCCGGACTGTCCTGGTCGACGCTGTCCCGGGTCGGCTTCGGCACCTTCGCCGGCATGGTCGTCCTGCTGGCGCTCGGTGCCACCGTCCTCTCGGTGGTCAGCTGGTACAACACCGGCTACCACGTGGTCGGCCGAGAGTTGCGGGTCTACGAGGGGCTGCTGTGGCGACGCACCCGGGCCATCCCGTTGGAGCGGCTACAGGCCGTGGAGGTGGTCCGGCCGCTCCTCGCCCAGCTCACCGGCCTGGCCGAGCTGCGGCTGGAGGTGGTCGGCGGGGGCAAGACCGAGGCGCCGCTGGCGTTCCTGAGCGTGGCCGACGCGACGGCGCTGCGCGCCCGCCTGCTCGACCTGGCCGGACGCGCCCCGGGGCAGCCGCCGGCCCCGACCGTGGCGACCACCGGGCCGGCCGCGCCGAACAGCCCGCCGCTGCACACCGTCACCAACCGGGACCTGCTGGTCAGCCAGCTGCTCACCCCGCAGGCGTTCATGCTCCCGATCGGCCTGGCCTTCGTGGTGGCGCAGTTCCTCTCCGAGGACTCCTGGTCGTTCATCGCGGTCGCCAGCACGCTGACCGCGATGGCCGGAATCCTGCTGCAACCGGTCCGCCGGGTGCTCGACGACTGGAACTTCCGGCTGCACCGCGACAACGGCACCCTGCGCGTCCACAACGGCCTGCTGGAGACCCGGGTGCAGACCGTACCGCTGAGCCGGGTGCAGGCGGTCGGGGTGACCTGGCCGCTGCTGTGGCGGGCCAAGGGGTGGCTCCGGCTGCGGCTGGAGGTGGCCGGCTACTCGGCGGCCGAACCGGACGACCGCAACCGGCCGGACCGGCTGCTGCCCGTCGGGGACCGGGCCACCGGCGAGATGATCACCGGCGAGGTGCTGCCCGGGGTGACCATCGGCGAGCTGCCGTTGACCGCGCCGCCGGCCCGGGCCCGCTGGCTGCGCCCGCTGAGCCGGCGGGTGCTCGGCGCGGGCCTGGCCGAGCGGGTCTTCGCGGTACGGTCCGGGCTGCTGACCCGCCAGCTGGCGATCGTGCCGTACGCCCGGATCCAGAGCGTACGGGTGGTGCAGGGCCCGGTGCAGCGGCGGCTGCGGCTGGCCACGGTGCACGCCGACACGGCGGGCGGTGCCGGCGCGGCGGCGCTGCACCGGGACGTGACCGAGGCGTGGGCCCTGGCGGCCGAGCTGACCACCCGGGCCCAGGCCGCCCGGGTCAGCGGCTGA
- a CDS encoding ferrochelatase, with amino-acid sequence MAYDAVVLVSFGGPERPEDVMPFLQNVTRGRGVPPERLAEVAEHYQHFGGVSPINQQCRELLAAIRADFAAHGIDLPVYWGNRNWDPMLADTVGQMRDDGVRRALAFVTSAYGGYSSCRQYQEDIAAARAAVGPDAPVIDKLRQFWDHPGFVEPHADAVRAALGQLDPARRDTTRLVFTAHSIPTSMAAAAGPHGGRYEAQLHETARLVAAAAAPDLRYDLVWQSRSGPPQVPWLEPDVNDHLATLAEAGVTGVVVSPIGFVSDHLEVVWDLDTETLATAKQLGLDFVRAGTPGTDPRFVAMVRELVVERLDGDSEPDRRRLGELPCWDTCPTVCCVPARRP; translated from the coding sequence ATGGCGTACGACGCGGTGGTGCTGGTTTCCTTCGGTGGCCCGGAACGGCCCGAGGACGTGATGCCGTTCCTGCAGAACGTGACCCGGGGGCGGGGCGTCCCGCCGGAGCGGCTGGCCGAGGTCGCCGAGCACTACCAGCACTTCGGCGGGGTCTCCCCGATCAACCAGCAGTGCCGGGAGCTGCTCGCCGCGATCCGGGCCGACTTCGCCGCGCACGGGATCGACCTGCCGGTGTACTGGGGCAACCGGAACTGGGACCCGATGCTCGCCGACACGGTCGGCCAGATGCGCGACGACGGCGTACGCCGGGCGTTGGCCTTCGTCACCAGCGCCTACGGCGGGTACTCCTCCTGCCGGCAGTACCAGGAGGACATCGCCGCGGCGCGGGCCGCGGTCGGCCCGGACGCCCCGGTGATCGACAAGCTGCGCCAGTTCTGGGACCATCCCGGGTTCGTCGAGCCGCACGCCGACGCGGTACGCGCCGCGCTGGGCCAACTGGACCCGGCCCGGCGGGACACCACCCGGCTGGTGTTCACCGCGCACTCCATCCCCACCTCGATGGCGGCCGCCGCCGGCCCGCACGGCGGCCGGTACGAGGCCCAACTGCACGAGACCGCCCGCCTGGTGGCCGCCGCGGCAGCTCCCGACCTGCGGTACGACCTGGTGTGGCAGAGCCGCTCCGGCCCGCCGCAGGTGCCGTGGCTGGAACCGGACGTCAACGACCATCTCGCCACGCTGGCCGAGGCGGGCGTCACCGGTGTGGTGGTCAGCCCGATCGGGTTCGTCTCCGATCACCTCGAGGTGGTCTGGGACCTGGACACCGAGACCCTCGCCACCGCCAAGCAGCTCGGCCTGGACTTCGTCCGGGCCGGCACCCCGGGCACCGACCCCCGGTTCGTGGCGATGGTGCGGGAGCTGGTCGTGGAGCGGCTCGACGGGGACTCCGAGCCGGACCGTCGCCGCCTCGGCGAACTGCCCTGCTGGGACACCTGCCCCACGGTGTGCTGCGTACCGGCCCGCCGCCCTTGA
- the fabG gene encoding beta-ketoacyl-ACP reductase, producing the protein MARTVLVTGGNRGIGLAVAQAFAKQGDRVAVTHRSGDAPEGLFGVRCDVTDSASVDAAFTAVEAELGPVEVLVANAGITDDTLLLRMSEEQFTRVLDTNLTGAFRCAQRASRRMLRNKWGRMIFISSVVGLYGGQGQVNYAASKAGLVGVARSITRELASRNITANVVAPGFIDTDMTAELPQERREQYQSVIPAGRFASAEEVAGVVTWLAGDTAAYISGAVIPVDGGLGMGH; encoded by the coding sequence ATGGCCCGTACCGTGCTGGTGACCGGTGGCAACCGGGGGATCGGCCTGGCCGTCGCGCAGGCCTTCGCGAAACAGGGCGACCGGGTCGCGGTCACGCACCGCTCCGGTGACGCCCCCGAAGGGCTGTTCGGCGTCCGGTGCGACGTCACCGACTCCGCCTCGGTCGACGCCGCGTTCACCGCCGTCGAGGCGGAGCTGGGGCCGGTCGAGGTGCTGGTCGCCAACGCCGGCATCACCGACGACACGCTGCTGCTGCGGATGAGCGAGGAGCAGTTCACCCGGGTGCTGGACACCAACCTGACCGGCGCGTTCCGCTGCGCCCAGCGGGCCTCCCGCCGGATGCTCCGCAACAAGTGGGGCCGGATGATCTTCATCTCCTCGGTGGTCGGCCTCTACGGCGGCCAGGGCCAGGTCAACTACGCCGCCAGCAAGGCCGGCCTGGTCGGCGTGGCCCGGTCGATCACCCGTGAGCTGGCCTCCCGCAACATCACCGCGAACGTCGTCGCGCCCGGCTTCATCGACACCGACATGACCGCCGAACTCCCCCAGGAGCGGCGCGAGCAGTACCAGTCGGTCATCCCGGCCGGCCGGTTCGCCAGCGCCGAGGAGGTGGCCGGGGTGGTCACCTGGCTGGCCGGCGACACGGCGGCCTACATCTCCGGTGCCGTGATCCCGGTCGACGGTGGCCTGGGCATGGGCCACTGA
- a CDS encoding thioesterase family protein, giving the protein MPDQTVTPGLSARVELTVTDADTAQAVGSGDVPVLGTPRVVALAEAATVAATARHLPPGSTTVGVRVELDHRAPTPVGRTVIAEARLDEVDGRRLVFTVGVTDGGETVAQGRVERVLLDRQRFVERAAGTP; this is encoded by the coding sequence ATGCCGGACCAGACTGTCACGCCGGGGTTGAGCGCCCGGGTCGAACTGACCGTAACCGATGCCGACACCGCGCAGGCGGTCGGCTCCGGTGACGTACCGGTGCTGGGCACCCCCCGGGTGGTCGCGTTGGCCGAGGCGGCCACCGTGGCGGCGACCGCGCGGCACCTGCCGCCGGGGTCGACAACGGTGGGCGTCCGGGTGGAGCTGGACCACCGCGCGCCCACCCCGGTCGGCCGTACCGTGATCGCCGAGGCCAGGCTGGACGAGGTGGACGGCCGCCGGTTGGTCTTCACGGTCGGGGTGACCGACGGCGGCGAGACGGTGGCCCAGGGGCGGGTGGAGCGGGTGCTGCTGGACCGGCAGCGTTTCGTCGAGCGTGCGGCCGGCACGCCGTGA
- a CDS encoding VWA domain-containing protein → MIRLLQPWWLLTLLPVLALAALYVWRQRNRRAYAMRFTNVELLRTLAPKGLGWRRHVPAVALLLCLLALSAATARPAIDTREPLERATVMLAIDVSLSMQADDVTPNRLEAAQEAAKQFVGELPQTYNLGLVSFAKSANVLVPPTKDRSAVVAAIDGLVLAEATATGEAVFTCLEAIRSVPADGAAGIPPARIVLLSDGFRTAGRSVEEAAAAAQAANVPVSTIAFGTDTGQVEIGGQAQRVPVDRLALADLAETTQGYFYEAASVTELKQVYQDMGSSIGFRTEPREITQWYAGVALLFALAAAGASLLWTSRIL, encoded by the coding sequence ATGATCCGTTTGTTGCAACCGTGGTGGCTGCTGACCCTGCTGCCCGTCCTCGCGCTCGCCGCGCTCTACGTGTGGCGGCAACGCAACCGCCGGGCGTACGCGATGCGGTTCACCAATGTGGAGCTGCTGCGTACCCTCGCGCCGAAGGGGTTGGGCTGGCGGCGGCACGTCCCGGCGGTGGCGCTGTTGCTGTGCCTGCTGGCGCTGTCGGCGGCCACCGCCCGGCCGGCGATCGACACCCGGGAGCCGCTGGAACGGGCGACCGTCATGCTGGCCATCGACGTGTCGCTGTCCATGCAGGCCGACGACGTGACCCCGAACCGGCTGGAGGCCGCGCAGGAGGCGGCCAAGCAGTTCGTCGGCGAGCTGCCGCAGACGTACAACCTGGGGTTGGTGTCGTTCGCCAAGTCGGCGAACGTGCTGGTCCCGCCGACGAAGGACCGGTCGGCGGTGGTGGCCGCCATCGACGGGCTGGTGCTGGCCGAGGCGACCGCGACCGGTGAGGCGGTGTTCACCTGCCTGGAGGCGATCCGGTCGGTGCCGGCGGACGGCGCGGCGGGCATCCCGCCGGCCCGGATCGTGCTGCTCTCCGACGGTTTCCGTACGGCGGGCCGGTCGGTGGAGGAGGCCGCCGCGGCGGCGCAGGCGGCGAACGTGCCGGTCTCCACGATCGCGTTCGGCACCGACACCGGGCAGGTGGAGATCGGCGGTCAGGCCCAGCGGGTGCCGGTGGACCGGCTGGCCCTGGCCGACCTGGCGGAGACCACCCAGGGGTACTTCTACGAGGCGGCCTCGGTGACCGAGCTGAAGCAGGTCTACCAGGACATGGGCAGTTCGATCGGGTTCCGCACCGAGCCGCGCGAGATCACCCAGTGGTACGCGGGGGTGGCGTTGCTGTTCGCCCTGGCGGCGGCCGGCGCGAGCCTGCTCTGGACCTCGCGCATCCTCTGA
- a CDS encoding phosphatase PAP2 family protein, with product MAVVTDSQPPAPSGPSGTSEGGRRRVVAMSIWSALFVAGWLTIGLPTDPAYAFVWIWSGVIAWNWGRPWRSHLGFARDWLPVVLLLAAYNLSRGFADNGATPYSFDLIVADRFLVGWATGGEVPTIWLQERLYGPEVRWWDVAVAWVYFSHFVVTLAAAVVLWMRDRARWGRYMRRWGFLCAAGLATYFIYPAAPPWWAAQNGLLGEVARISTRGWREFGMHGAGNMLNAGQIASNPVAAMPSLHTAWALFVVLFFLTSTRRRWWPLLLAYPLAMTFTLVYSGEHYIIDVLVGWAYVGMTFLVVGLAERWWAARRARRAAQPVDGQPDEPTGAATTVDTDATGDGGPTATQPSTVPVSR from the coding sequence ATGGCCGTTGTCACTGATTCCCAGCCCCCCGCCCCCTCCGGCCCGTCCGGGACGTCCGAGGGCGGACGTCGCCGCGTGGTCGCCATGTCGATCTGGAGTGCCCTGTTCGTCGCCGGTTGGCTGACGATCGGCCTGCCCACAGACCCGGCGTACGCCTTCGTCTGGATCTGGTCCGGCGTCATCGCCTGGAACTGGGGCCGCCCGTGGCGCAGCCACCTGGGCTTCGCCCGGGACTGGCTGCCGGTGGTGCTGCTCCTCGCCGCGTACAACCTCTCCCGGGGCTTCGCCGACAACGGCGCGACCCCGTACTCGTTCGACCTGATCGTGGCCGACCGGTTCCTGGTCGGTTGGGCGACCGGGGGCGAGGTGCCCACCATCTGGTTGCAGGAACGGTTGTACGGCCCCGAGGTGCGGTGGTGGGACGTGGCGGTGGCCTGGGTCTACTTCTCGCACTTCGTGGTGACCCTGGCCGCGGCGGTCGTGCTGTGGATGCGGGACCGGGCCCGCTGGGGCCGGTACATGCGGCGGTGGGGTTTCCTCTGCGCCGCCGGCCTGGCCACCTACTTCATCTACCCGGCCGCGCCGCCGTGGTGGGCCGCGCAGAACGGCCTGCTCGGCGAGGTCGCCCGGATCTCCACCCGGGGGTGGCGGGAGTTCGGCATGCACGGCGCGGGCAACATGCTCAACGCCGGGCAGATCGCCTCGAACCCGGTGGCGGCGATGCCGTCCCTGCACACCGCGTGGGCCCTGTTCGTGGTGCTGTTCTTCCTCACCTCGACCCGCCGCCGCTGGTGGCCGCTGCTGCTGGCGTACCCGCTGGCGATGACGTTCACCCTGGTCTACTCCGGTGAGCACTACATCATCGACGTGCTGGTGGGCTGGGCGTACGTGGGGATGACGTTCCTGGTGGTCGGCCTCGCCGAGCGGTGGTGGGCGGCCCGGCGGGCGCGCCGTGCGGCCCAGCCGGTGGACGGTCAGCCCGACGAACCGACCGGGGCGGCCACGACCGTCGACACCGACGCCACCGGAGACGGTGGCCCCACCGCGACGCAACCGTCGACCGTCCCGGTCAGCCGCTGA